A portion of the Lolium rigidum isolate FL_2022 chromosome 1, APGP_CSIRO_Lrig_0.1, whole genome shotgun sequence genome contains these proteins:
- the LOC124684685 gene encoding uncharacterized protein LOC124684685, whose translation MFDSLINSKFYNRCKHAFKCIRTRLVVIRRKKQAMIGFMKKDVAELLSNGHDKHAFGRMDALIVEMNHAFCYDMIEEYCDFIGKQLNSLQKQRECPQESREAVSTLIFAAARFPDLPELCDLRHVFTGTYGTLEPFISHKFVRKLQSDLFTDEEKFQVMQSVAEEFSVGFDRKALEIKLWAPPETKDGFLEKDSVEKVELVTPLPIKQKDDGEHQGTGEHPLERKSEATPVDHKQKVEAEPKPKDVQADRAVDNSLGRLNDNTGGKNSDKSHCRQNLGKSVSPIETKRGETEKQVQKLKKKDSRPSEKELMEAIELDIDGLPKHESGSVKFPEAESNKIVPPIVKPKEAEKEHVVEKENYKGLGYQHRSPMPGRPDNRRQANLGCKTLGLQKLEPRSLNPSSGKTTNRTPPYAKTNVAKVKNCDEKEESNSLLHGRPQQLKDVEQMVQNGQSVPQRAANMRPPYINPKFGMQVTDDSTKPTGSVFKKHNLTEQTDRPAESHVLRPVSVRRKKPQALGDAYDEAPEKVTSQTPSSLRRPASKHKVASDAYDENGHGVGNGRNVERTPSSRPSHSGRRNRALHMDDHDGSMLRPQAGEDESAIDFGNLLPRTTKGHHRVDSKNTAVHGGDLDEEERIMDKLLMHYSKKGLHMDETKTTTGTSRTANYDEAQTQCQENGSLHRPGRTVSLPPESASTGEASQVPARSSSLRLKCPRGVHVHPKMPDFEELAARVIALRNA comes from the exons ATGTTCGACAGCCTGATCAACTCCAAGTTCTACAACCGGTG CAAGCACGCCTTCAAATGCATCCGGACGCGGCTCGTCGTCATACGCCGCAAGAAGCAGGCTATGATCGGCTTCATGAAGAAGGACGTCGCAGAGCTCCTCTCCAACGGCCACGACAAGCACGCCTTCGGACGG ATGGATGCGCTGATAGTCGAGATGAACCATGCATTTTGCTATGACATGATCGAGGAGTACTGCGATTTCattgggaagcagctcaacagcCTACAGAAACAGAG GGAGTGTCCCCAGGAGTCCAGGGAGGCCGTGTCAACCCTAATCTTTGCTGCTGCTCGCTTCCCAGACTTGCCTGAACTGTGTGACCTAAGGCATGTATTCACAGGAACATATGGTACTCTCGAGCCATTCATTAGCCACAAG TTTGTTCGGAAACTTCAAAGCGATTTATTCACAGATGAGGAGAAGTTTCAAGTGATGCAAAGTGTTGCTGAAGAGTTCTCTGTTGGTTTTGATAGAAAGGCATTGGAAATCAAGTTATGGGCGCCACCAGAGACTAAAGAT GGTTTTCTTGAAAAGGATTCAGTGGAGAAGGTTGAGCTGGTAACGCCTTTACCCATTAAGCAGAAGGATGATGGTGAACATCAGGGGACTGGTGAACATCCACTCGAAAGAAAATCTGAAGCTACACCTGTGGACCACAAGCAGAAAGTGGAAGCGGAACCGAAACCAAAAGATGTTCAGGCTGATCGGGCTGTTGATAACAGCCTTGGTCGATTGAATGATAATACTGGAGGGAAGAATTCTGATAAATCTCATTGTAGGCAAAACTTGGGGAAATCAGTATCCCCTATTGAAACTAAAAGGGGGGAAACTGAAAAGCAAGTTCAgaaattgaagaagaaagacTCCCGCCCTTCTGAAAAAGAGCTGATGGAAGCTATCGAGCTAGATATTGATGGCCTGCCGAAACATGAATCTGGTTCAGTGAAATTTCCTGAGGCAGAAAGCAACAAGATAGTTCCACCAATTGTCAAGCCAAAAGAAGCTGAGAAAGAACATGTTGTGGAAAAGGAGAATTACAAGGGACTTGGTTATCAGCACCGATCACCCATGCCTGGCCGTCCTGATAATAGGAGACAAGCAAACTTAGGGTGCAAAACTCTTGGCCTGCAGAAGCTAGAACCTAGGTCACTAAATCCTTCGAGTGGCAAGACTACAAACAGGACCCCTCCTTATGCCAAGACAAATGTAGCGAAGGTCAAGAATTGTGATGAAAAAGAAGAGAGCAACAGTTTGTTGCATGGTAGGCCACAGCAGTTAAAGGATGTGGAACAGATGGTGCAAAATGGACAGAGCGTGCCACAGAGGGCAGCTAATATGCGGCCTCCTTATATCAACCCCAAATTTGGCATGCAGGTAACTGATGATTCTACAAAACCAACTGGCAGTGTCTTCAAGAAGCACAATCTGACTGAACAAACAGATCGTCCTGCTGAAAGCCATGTGCTTCGGCCCGTTTCTGTTAGAAGGAAGAAGCCACAAGCACTTGGTGATGCTTATGATGAGGCACCTGAGAAGGTCACAAGCCAAACACCCAGCAGTCTCAGAAGACCAGCAAGCAAGCACAAGGTTGCTAGTGATGCCTATGATGAGAACGGTCATGGTGTTGGTAATGGCAGGAATGTTGAAAGAACTCCTAGCAGTCGACCAAGTCACTCAGGAAGGAGAAACAGAGCTCTGCACATGGACGACCACGATGGGTCCATGCTGCGGCCTCAAGCTGGCGAAGATGAAAGTGCTATTGATTTTGGTAATCTCCTACCACGGACTACAAAAGGGCATCATAGAGTCGATAGCAAGAACACTGCTGTGCATGGTGGAGATCTGGATGAGGAGGAAAGGATAATGGACAAGCTGCTCATGCATTATAGCAAGAAAGGCTTACATATGGATGAAACCAAAACAACAACAGGAACCAGCAGAACTGCTAACTATGATGAAGCACAAACACAATGTCAGGAAAACGGTTCTTTGCACCGTCCTGGAAGAACAGTCTCGCTACCGCCGGAATCTGCCAGCACGGGTGAAGCTTCCCAGGTTCCTGCTCGGTCCTCCTCATTGCGGTTGAAATGTCCTAGGGGTGTTCACGTCCACCCAAAAATGCCGGACTTTGAGGAACTGGCCGCTCGGGTCATTGCTCTAAGGAATGCTTAA